A single region of the Halobacterium wangiae genome encodes:
- a CDS encoding GNAT family N-acetyltransferase, giving the protein MVEQADHGSLFNRYEWLEAVETAFDQDPKHIVVEKDGNPVGVLPNFVRELPLPDSVTERLPVKFPLKMATTTHPLYGGPVLVSEKDDTLDLLFDGLEAVTGPEVIAHRITSHDLTYVRYGQYLHDRGYQPQFDKCLFFLDLEPDWEEIRADMDKERRRDLRRAHEQDYRIEKHALGEELAATYDAYAQNLDRVGGTLFPYEFLEALAENVGDRVLVFTAIVDGEEVGRYLHLLDEEAGILHHWLSAIPDRENYQYHPSELLHEHAIKFGIEEGYDEYGFGPTGSHYSDNVFQFKQKYGGRAVPMFRMETGFNPVLWSLYRRGRQRFRGPKE; this is encoded by the coding sequence ATGGTCGAACAGGCCGACCACGGCTCGCTTTTCAACCGCTACGAGTGGCTCGAGGCGGTCGAGACCGCCTTCGACCAGGACCCCAAACACATCGTCGTCGAGAAGGACGGCAACCCCGTGGGGGTCCTACCGAACTTCGTCCGCGAACTGCCCCTCCCCGACTCCGTCACCGAGCGTCTCCCCGTGAAGTTCCCCCTCAAGATGGCGACGACGACCCACCCGCTGTACGGCGGCCCCGTCCTCGTCTCCGAGAAGGATGACACGCTCGACCTCCTCTTCGACGGTCTCGAGGCCGTGACGGGCCCCGAGGTCATCGCCCACCGGATCACCTCTCACGACCTCACCTACGTCCGCTACGGACAGTATCTCCACGACCGGGGGTACCAGCCCCAGTTCGACAAGTGTCTGTTCTTCCTCGACCTCGAACCCGACTGGGAGGAGATCCGCGCGGACATGGACAAGGAGCGCCGGCGGGACCTCCGCCGCGCCCACGAACAGGACTACCGCATCGAGAAGCACGCCCTCGGCGAGGAGTTAGCGGCCACCTACGACGCCTACGCCCAGAACCTCGACCGGGTCGGCGGCACCCTGTTCCCGTACGAGTTCCTCGAGGCGCTCGCCGAGAACGTCGGCGACCGCGTGCTCGTGTTCACGGCCATCGTCGACGGGGAGGAGGTCGGCCGGTACCTCCACCTCCTCGACGAGGAAGCGGGGATCCTCCACCACTGGCTGTCGGCGATTCCCGACCGGGAGAACTACCAGTACCACCCCTCGGAACTGCTCCACGAGCACGCCATCAAGTTCGGCATCGAGGAGGGGTACGACGAGTACGGCTTCGGGCCGACCGGGTCGCACTACTCGGACAACGTCTTCCAGTTCAAGCAGAAGTACGGCGGGCGCGCGGTGCCGATGTTCCGGATGGAGACCGGTTTCAACCCGGTCCTCTGGTCGCTGTACAGGCGCGGGCGCCAGCGGTTCCGTGGACCCAAGGAGTAG